One Euwallacea similis isolate ESF13 chromosome 16, ESF131.1, whole genome shotgun sequence DNA segment encodes these proteins:
- the Dus2 gene encoding tRNA-dihydrouridine(20) synthase [NAD(P)+]-like, which yields MTTRRVGLKYDNKIILAPMVRVGTLPMRLLALHYGADMVYSEEIIDWKLLKSVRIVNDALGTIDYIDKSDGTIVFRTCAIEKNKVVVQLGTCDPNRALKVGKMIETDVAGIDINMGCPKEFSLKGGMGAALLTQPEKAKAILSILVKNVSIPISCKIRVFEDMKAMINLVKDLASTGISAIAVHGRTKIERPQHLNRNTMIAAVARAINIPVIANGGSREIDRYSDILKFRDECGASSVMIARAAEANCSIFCQDGIKNLEDVIVAYLKLAVDYDNSPSNTKYCVQNMLKELQETPKGKKFLECQTLEQICSIWHLGDYCRQRQLEFQAKGMLGRREISPDMFNESPKRPKLDAEEDLDVYTVKCAFIRVNFHDPDLPKSRLISYCGKNKLKVPKYKIINKDKLFRAVVTVDERRYTSSYWEKNKRFAEQGAALSCCVGLGLIDRKTLVTNGSILE from the exons atgacAACGAGAAGGGTCGGTTTAAAgtatgataataaaataatcttaGCCCCAATGGTTCGGGTTGGAACACTTCCAATGCGGCTACTAGCCTTACATTATGGTGCTGATATGGTTTATTCCGAAGAAATCATTGATTGGAAATTACTGAAATCAGTGAGAATAGTTAATG atGCACTTGGAACAATAGACTATATAGATAAATCAGACGGGACAATAGTTTTTCGCACCTGTGCAATAGAAAAGAATAAAGTTGTAGTTCAGTTAGGCACTTGTGATCCAAACAGAGCTTTAAAAGTAGGGAAAATGAT AGAAACTGATGTGGCTGGTATTGACATAAACATGGGTTGTCCCaaagaattttctttgaaaggTGGGATGGGGGCCGCCTTGTTGACTCAACCAGAAAAAGCCAAAGCAATTCTGTCAATattggtaaaaaatgtatcaattcCAATATCATGTAAAATTAGGGTGTTTGAGGACATGAAGGCAATGATAAATTTAGTTAAGGACCTAGCTTCAACTGGAATTTCAGCTATTGCAGTTCATGGGAGAACTAAAATAGAAAGGCCACAGCATTTAAATCGCAACACAATGATAGCAGCTGTGGCACGAGCCATTAATATTCCCGTAATTgcaaa TGGTGGTTCAAGGGAAATAGATAGATACAGTGacatattaaaattcagagatgaatgTGGTGCTAGCAGTGTGATGATTGCTCGAGCAGCAGAGGCCAATTGTTCTATATTTTGTCAAgatggaataaaaaatctggaaGACGTTATTGTAGCTTATTTAAAGCTAGCTGTAGATTATGATAATTCTCCCAGTAACACAAAATATTGTGTTCAAAATATGTTGAAAGAATTGCAGGAAAcacctaaaggaaaaaaattcttggaGTGTCAGACGTTGGAACAAATTTG TTCCATATGGCATTTAGGTGACTACTGCAGACAGCGACAACTAGAATTTCAAGCTAAAGGAATGCTTGGTAGAAGAGAAATAAGTCCTGACATGTTCAATGAAAGCCCCAAGAGGCCAAAATTAGATGCTGAGGAAGACTTAGATGTCTATACTGTGAAATGTGCATTCATAAGGGTCAATTTTCATGACCCTGATTTGCCAAAGAGCAGGCTCATATCATACTGTGGGAAAAATAAGCTGAAAGTGCCGAAGTATAAAATCATCAATAAGGATAAGCTTTTTAGGGCTGTTGTTACTGTTGATGAGAGAAGATATACTTCCTCTTATTG GGAAAAGAACAAAAGATTTGC